In the Thermodesulfovibrio yellowstonii DSM 11347 genome, one interval contains:
- the kdsB gene encoding 3-deoxy-manno-octulosonate cytidylyltransferase, with protein MVTICVIPARYGSTRFPGKPLAFLKNKPIIQHVYERAKSSKMIDEVFVATDDSRILHTVESFGGKAIMTSSKHPSGTDRIAEAVDKLLQEGYNLQESSIVINLQGDEPLIKKEMIDQLIDLMKNENDSIGTLAKRIEKEDDFFNPNIVKVVFDKNGYALYFSRSPIPFDREKFIKGFSKNNFMYKHIGIYGYNVRILKNFVGLPMSRLEEIESLEQLRALENGIKIKVGLTEYDSFGIDTPEDLEVAEKCLNTYS; from the coding sequence ATGGTTACTATATGTGTAATCCCTGCAAGATATGGTTCAACAAGATTCCCTGGAAAACCTCTTGCTTTCTTAAAAAATAAACCCATTATTCAGCATGTGTATGAGAGGGCTAAATCTTCTAAAATGATAGATGAAGTTTTTGTAGCTACTGATGACAGTAGAATTTTACACACTGTAGAATCCTTTGGCGGTAAAGCTATAATGACATCCTCTAAACATCCTTCAGGAACAGATAGAATTGCTGAAGCAGTTGATAAATTATTACAGGAAGGATATAATTTACAAGAAAGCTCAATTGTAATAAATCTTCAAGGAGACGAACCTCTCATTAAAAAAGAGATGATTGATCAATTAATAGATTTAATGAAAAATGAAAATGACTCAATAGGTACGCTTGCAAAGCGTATTGAAAAAGAAGATGATTTTTTCAATCCTAACATTGTTAAGGTAGTATTTGATAAAAATGGATATGCTCTTTATTTTTCACGTAGTCCTATTCCTTTTGACAGAGAAAAGTTCATAAAAGGTTTTTCTAAGAATAACTTTATGTATAAGCATATTGGAATTTATGGTTATAATGTAAGAATTCTTAAAAATTTTGTAGGACTCCCTATGTCAAGGCTTGAAGAAATAGAATCTCTTGAACAATTAAGAGCACTTGAAAATGGAATAAAAATTAAAGTTGGTTTAACCGAATATGATTCCTTTGGAATAGATACCCCAGAAGATTTGGAGGTAGCAGAAAAATGCCTAAATACATATTCATAA
- the dsrK gene encoding sulfate reduction electron transfer complex DsrMKJOP subunit DsrK translates to MGLPRPEELISNVNLKKMPSKWWMDTLPVEFKPGFYCYGAKGKNLEYVNFPNARDFHVTDEDWKLPEDWKKIVIEGIKQRLERFRTFHVFMDICVRCGACADKCHFFIGTGDPKNMPVLRAELLRSVYRKYFTSGGKLFGRNGGARDLDIDVLKELWYYFYQCTECRRCSLFCPYGIDTAEITIIARELLNLLGLNTDWISGPVANCYRTGNHLGIEPHTMKSTLEFMCNDIEEITGIKIEPPINKKGAEILFITPSGDLFADPGIYNAMGYMMLFHELGLDYTWSTFASEGGNFGFFTSMEMAKRLHSKIYEEAKRLKVKWILGGECGHMWRVWHQYHNTWYGPVDFLEEPVSPITGTKFENAKSNKIVHISEFTADLIKHGVLKFDKSRNDNLIVTFHDSCNPSRGMGIFEEPRYIIKNVCNHFYEMPDETIREQTFCCGGGSGLNAGEIMELRMRGGFPRANAVRYVHEKFGVNMLANICAIDRATLPPLMDYWVPGVRVSGVTELVANAMIMKGEKERTMNLRMEPLPGKEEE, encoded by the coding sequence ATGGGACTTCCAAGACCAGAAGAATTAATTTCAAATGTTAATTTAAAGAAGATGCCATCCAAATGGTGGATGGATACTTTGCCAGTTGAATTTAAGCCTGGCTTTTACTGTTATGGTGCAAAGGGTAAAAATTTAGAGTATGTAAACTTCCCCAATGCAAGAGATTTTCATGTTACTGATGAAGACTGGAAACTTCCAGAAGACTGGAAGAAAATTGTCATTGAGGGAATTAAACAGAGGCTTGAGAGATTTAGAACCTTCCATGTATTCATGGATATCTGTGTTCGTTGCGGTGCCTGTGCTGATAAGTGCCACTTCTTCATAGGAACAGGGGATCCAAAAAATATGCCTGTTCTTAGAGCAGAACTTTTAAGGTCCGTGTACAGAAAATATTTCACCTCTGGCGGAAAGTTATTTGGAAGAAATGGCGGAGCAAGAGACCTTGATATTGATGTTTTAAAGGAACTCTGGTATTACTTCTACCAGTGTACAGAATGCAGGCGTTGTTCTCTTTTCTGCCCCTACGGAATTGACACAGCAGAGATAACAATAATAGCAAGAGAACTGCTTAATCTTCTTGGGTTAAATACTGACTGGATATCAGGACCGGTTGCCAACTGTTACAGAACAGGTAACCATCTTGGAATAGAGCCTCATACAATGAAATCTACTCTTGAATTTATGTGTAATGATATTGAAGAGATTACTGGTATCAAAATTGAGCCCCCAATAAATAAAAAAGGTGCTGAAATTCTCTTTATAACCCCTTCAGGAGACCTTTTTGCAGACCCAGGAATATACAATGCCATGGGCTACATGATGCTTTTCCATGAACTCGGGCTTGACTACACATGGAGCACCTTTGCCTCAGAAGGTGGAAACTTCGGTTTCTTTACATCAATGGAGATGGCAAAAAGACTCCATTCTAAGATCTATGAAGAGGCAAAAAGACTGAAGGTTAAATGGATACTTGGTGGAGAATGCGGACACATGTGGAGAGTATGGCATCAGTATCATAATACATGGTATGGTCCTGTAGATTTTCTTGAAGAACCCGTGTCTCCAATTACAGGGACAAAGTTTGAAAATGCAAAATCAAATAAAATTGTCCACATAAGCGAATTTACAGCAGATTTAATAAAACACGGTGTTTTAAAATTTGACAAATCAAGAAATGACAACCTTATAGTAACCTTCCATGATTCCTGTAACCCCTCTCGTGGTATGGGAATTTTTGAAGAACCAAGATATATTATTAAAAATGTATGCAATCACTTTTATGAAATGCCTGATGAAACAATAAGAGAACAAACATTCTGCTGCGGGGGTGGTTCTGGATTAAACGCCGGTGAGATTATGGAACTAAGAATGAGAGGAGGCTTCCCCAGAGCCAATGCAGTAAGATATGTTCATGAAAAATTCGGCGTAAACATGCTTGCAAATATATGTGCAATTGACAGAGCAACGCTACCACCACTTATGGATTACTGGGTACCAGGAGTTAGAGTATCAGGAGTTACAGAACTTGTAGCCAATGCAATGATAATGAAGGGAGAAAAAGAAAGAACAATGAACTTAAGGATGGAGCCACTACCAGGAAAGGAGGAAGAGTAA
- the dsrJ gene encoding sulfate reduction electron transfer complex DsrMKJOP subunit DsrJ — protein MYDGWKIILGLVVFVIIVTLPFTMSIGKTYVQPKPSIDTPEIQKMEKKQCIESKQYMREAHIKLLYSWKDYATREGKRVYIASDGKQYNISLQNTCMKCHSNKEKFCDECHNYVSVKPYCWDCHIEPKVGGLK, from the coding sequence ATGTATGATGGATGGAAAATAATTCTTGGCTTAGTAGTTTTTGTAATAATCGTAACGCTGCCTTTTACAATGAGTATAGGAAAAACTTATGTGCAGCCTAAACCAAGTATTGATACTCCTGAAATCCAAAAAATGGAAAAGAAACAATGTATTGAATCAAAACAGTATATGCGCGAAGCTCACATCAAGCTTCTCTATTCCTGGAAAGATTATGCTACAAGAGAAGGTAAAAGAGTTTATATAGCATCAGACGGCAAACAATACAATATAAGCCTTCAGAATACCTGTATGAAATGCCATTCTAACAAGGAAAAATTCTGTGATGAATGCCACAACTATGTGAGTGTTAAGCCCTATTGCTGGGATTGCCATATTGAGCCTAAGGTGGGAGGGTTAAAATGA
- a CDS encoding RsbRD N-terminal domain-containing protein, whose protein sequence is MPIKDLLSKKRKAIVNKSFELTIATYPEESQSFLKDSSRQFTNPIGYNLYQSIEQIVEKIINEEPIESFLPPLEEIIKIRAVQDFTPSQAVGFIFLIKKAFQDELEKEIEPFQILDFLSRIDSLSLIAFDIFMKYREKIYDLKSKELIDRTWWILKKWNIVSEIPDKTVQTK, encoded by the coding sequence ATGCCTATTAAAGACCTCCTTTCAAAAAAAAGGAAGGCAATAGTTAACAAATCCTTTGAATTAACCATAGCTACTTATCCTGAGGAAAGTCAGAGTTTTTTAAAAGACAGTTCAAGACAGTTTACTAATCCTATTGGATACAATCTTTATCAATCAATTGAACAGATAGTAGAAAAAATAATCAATGAAGAACCTATTGAAAGCTTTCTTCCTCCCTTAGAGGAAATCATTAAAATAAGAGCAGTTCAAGATTTTACTCCATCTCAGGCAGTAGGATTTATATTTCTTATCAAAAAAGCTTTTCAGGATGAACTTGAAAAGGAGATAGAACCGTTTCAAATATTGGATTTTCTCTCAAGAATAGATTCTCTCTCACTTATAGCTTTTGACATATTCATGAAGTACAGAGAAAAAATCTACGACCTGAAATCAAAGGAACTTATAGACAGAACATGGTGGATTTTAAAAAAATGGAACATTGTTTCAGAGATTCCAGACAAAACAGTACAAACCAAATAA
- the lnt gene encoding apolipoprotein N-acyltransferase, with the protein MLWPDFIEETKTYLINGLKKYFLVALSAFALILSFPPFDLYFLAWFCLLPFFFFLYKTTDYKTIFKGGLIFGFLYFLGNVYWIYHSLYYYGSVPLILSYFIVALLALYLALYPAFFALIYKNLFKNMLPTSFYAPFIWVSLEVLRNYLFTGFPWAIIGYTQYKFLIIAQLADITGIYGISYLVILFNCFIFDLLIFKKNKIRYPLLSYIPTVISIILVFLVFLLTIGYGIKRFYEPINGKIFRVAVIQGSIPQNEKWDFNKINEILNIYKNLTHQAKTYNPQLVVWPETAVPFIFEKNKYFSSELVNFVKEQNIYLLFGSIMERQQDKYTNSAVLIDPNGIMAYYYDKIHLVPFGEYVPLRKILFFIDKLTVGIGDYQAGNGYNIATTPFGNFATLICYESIFPGQVRKFYQKGGSFIVNITNDGWFGTTSGPYQHFSMAVFRAIENRKPLIRAANSGISGFIDSKGRIISKTKLFERVYLVEDIHGNDKVSFYTKYGDIFAYVCIIFSLIFIIGNIKFGGKKWLHLRI; encoded by the coding sequence ATGCTTTGGCCAGATTTTATAGAAGAAACAAAAACTTATCTGATTAATGGACTAAAAAAATATTTTTTGGTAGCATTATCAGCTTTTGCTTTAATCTTAAGTTTTCCACCTTTTGACCTTTATTTTCTTGCATGGTTTTGTCTTTTACCATTTTTTTTCTTCCTATATAAAACCACCGATTACAAAACTATTTTTAAAGGTGGTTTAATTTTTGGTTTTCTATATTTTTTAGGAAATGTTTACTGGATATATCATTCCCTCTATTATTATGGCTCTGTTCCTCTGATTTTAAGCTATTTTATTGTTGCCCTTTTGGCTTTATATCTTGCATTATATCCTGCATTTTTTGCATTGATATATAAAAATTTATTTAAAAATATGCTTCCAACCTCATTTTATGCTCCTTTTATATGGGTTAGTCTTGAGGTTTTAAGAAACTATCTTTTTACAGGATTTCCTTGGGCAATTATAGGTTACACCCAATATAAATTTTTAATAATTGCACAACTTGCTGATATTACAGGAATTTATGGTATTTCTTATCTTGTTATTTTATTTAACTGTTTTATCTTTGATTTGTTAATCTTTAAGAAAAATAAAATCAGATATCCTCTTTTATCATATATACCTACTGTTATAAGCATAATTCTTGTTTTTTTAGTTTTTCTTCTAACTATAGGGTATGGAATAAAAAGATTTTATGAACCAATTAATGGAAAAATCTTTAGAGTTGCTGTAATTCAAGGAAGCATACCTCAAAATGAGAAGTGGGATTTTAATAAAATAAATGAAATTTTAAATATTTATAAAAATCTTACACATCAAGCTAAAACCTACAATCCTCAATTAGTTGTCTGGCCCGAAACAGCAGTTCCTTTTATCTTTGAAAAAAATAAATATTTTAGTTCGGAATTAGTAAACTTTGTTAAAGAGCAGAATATATATTTACTTTTTGGGAGTATAATGGAAAGACAGCAGGATAAATACACAAACAGTGCTGTTTTAATTGATCCAAATGGTATTATGGCTTATTATTATGATAAAATACATTTAGTACCTTTTGGTGAGTATGTTCCATTAAGAAAAATTTTATTTTTTATTGATAAATTAACAGTAGGTATTGGAGATTACCAAGCTGGTAATGGTTACAATATAGCAACCACCCCCTTTGGAAATTTTGCAACTTTAATCTGTTATGAAAGTATATTCCCTGGGCAGGTAAGAAAATTTTATCAGAAAGGTGGAAGTTTTATTGTAAACATTACAAATGATGGGTGGTTTGGAACTACATCAGGACCTTATCAGCATTTTTCAATGGCTGTGTTTAGAGCCATTGAAAATAGAAAACCTTTGATAAGAGCTGCTAATTCTGGGATTTCAGGTTTTATAGATAGTAAGGGAAGAATTATAAGCAAAACAAAACTATTTGAAAGAGTTTATTTAGTTGAAGATATTCACGGAAATGATAAAGTAAGTTTTTATACAAAATATGGTGATATATTTGCTTATGTCTGTATAATTTTTTCGTTAATATTTATAATTGGAAATATAAAATTTGGAGGTAAAAAATGGTTACATCTGAGGATTTAA
- a CDS encoding CTP synthase: protein MPKYIFITGGVVSALGKGIAAAAIGALLEAKGFKVTIQKLDPYINVDPGTLSPFEHGEVYVTDDGCETDLDLGHYERFTHLTTSHVNNYTSGKIYFNVISKERRGDYLGHTVQVIPHVTDEIKEAIKSAAGDNEYDIVIVEVGGTVGDIEGLPFLEGIRQLRYDVGRENVLYIHLTLVPYIKSAGELKTKPTQHSVNSLRAIGIQPDILLCRADRPIPYGLKKKIALHCNLDFDAVISAHDVETVYEVPLNFKNEGLDLLIEKKLSLPHRLEDLSAWEEVVNKIKNPKTEVNIAVVGKYVGLRDSYKSLNEALIHGGIANNSKVNILWVNSEDIEKDGAKIYLSDAHGILIPGGFGSRGIEGKIEAIRYARENKIPFFGICLGMQCAVIELSRNLAKLNAHSTEFDPDTEHPVIYLMERWFNPRTGRYEIRTIESQKGGTMRLGAYPCMLKEGTKAYEAYKTKEISERHRHRYEFNNKYIPILEEKGVVFSGTSPDGQLVEIVELKEHPWFLGCQFHPEFKSKPFKPHPLFREFIRASLKEKPSLFNF from the coding sequence ATGCCTAAATACATATTCATAACAGGAGGTGTTGTATCAGCCTTAGGAAAAGGGATAGCAGCTGCTGCCATAGGTGCACTTCTTGAAGCAAAGGGTTTTAAAGTAACAATACAGAAACTTGATCCATATATAAATGTTGACCCTGGAACATTAAGTCCCTTTGAACATGGCGAAGTCTATGTAACTGACGATGGATGTGAAACAGATTTGGATTTGGGGCATTATGAAAGATTTACCCATTTAACTACCTCTCACGTTAATAATTATACATCTGGAAAAATTTATTTTAATGTTATTTCTAAAGAAAGAAGAGGTGATTATCTTGGACATACTGTGCAAGTTATACCTCATGTTACTGATGAAATAAAAGAAGCAATTAAATCTGCTGCAGGAGATAATGAATATGATATTGTGATTGTTGAAGTTGGAGGCACAGTTGGAGATATTGAAGGACTTCCTTTTCTTGAAGGAATTAGGCAACTCAGATATGATGTTGGACGAGAAAATGTTCTTTATATTCATTTAACACTTGTACCATACATCAAGAGTGCGGGTGAACTTAAAACTAAACCAACTCAGCACAGTGTAAATAGTTTAAGAGCAATTGGAATCCAGCCTGATATTTTACTATGCAGGGCAGACAGACCTATTCCTTATGGACTTAAGAAAAAAATTGCCTTACACTGCAATCTTGACTTTGATGCTGTAATCTCTGCTCACGATGTAGAGACAGTTTATGAAGTTCCCCTCAATTTCAAAAATGAAGGGCTTGACCTTCTTATTGAAAAGAAACTTTCTCTGCCGCATAGATTAGAGGATTTATCAGCATGGGAAGAAGTAGTAAACAAGATTAAAAATCCAAAAACTGAGGTTAATATTGCTGTGGTGGGTAAATATGTTGGTTTAAGGGATTCCTACAAGAGTCTTAATGAAGCTTTAATACATGGAGGAATAGCTAATAACTCTAAGGTTAACATATTATGGGTAAATTCAGAGGACATAGAAAAGGACGGAGCAAAAATATATCTCAGTGACGCTCATGGTATTTTGATTCCTGGAGGATTTGGAAGCCGTGGAATTGAAGGTAAAATTGAAGCAATAAGATATGCACGAGAAAATAAAATTCCCTTCTTTGGAATATGTCTTGGAATGCAGTGTGCAGTTATAGAGTTAAGTAGAAATCTTGCAAAACTTAATGCACATTCTACAGAATTTGATCCTGACACAGAACATCCTGTTATTTATCTTATGGAAAGATGGTTTAATCCAAGAACAGGCAGATATGAAATTAGAACAATAGAATCTCAAAAGGGTGGCACAATGAGATTGGGCGCATATCCGTGCATGCTTAAAGAAGGGACAAAAGCATATGAAGCTTACAAAACAAAAGAAATTTCAGAAAGACACAGACATAGATATGAATTTAACAATAAATACATTCCCATTCTTGAAGAAAAAGGCGTTGTTTTTAGCGGCACTTCTCCTGATGGACAACTTGTAGAGATAGTTGAATTAAAGGAACATCCGTGGTTTTTAGGATGTCAGTTTCATCCAGAATTTAAATCAAAGCCTTTTAAACCTCATCCTTTATTCAGAGAATTCATAAGAGCATCTTTAAAGGAAAAGCCTTCTCTTTTTAATTTTTAG
- the dsrM gene encoding sulfate reduction electron transfer complex DsrMKJOP subunit DsrM, with the protein MGIGLAFIIVLGLILFAYIGTELLGLKSLFAVVFPYAALIVFLIGFIRRMVKWGKSPVPFRIPTTAGQQFSLPWIKYSKIDNPATGWGAALRMFFEIAFFRSLFRNTKAEIMNGKLYVGSNKWLWIGALAFHYSFLIILVRHLRFFMAQTPWCISVVDSVDSFWQIGLPMVYMTDIIIGAALLYLLGRRIFNPQVKYISLPSDYFPLFLIIGIIATGVMMRYFARVDITAIKELTLGLAYLKPSVPEGIGSLFYIHLFLVSVLFAYFPFSKLMHMGGVFLSPTRNLANNNRMERHVNPWDYPVKHRHYEEYEDEFREKMKKAGIPVEKE; encoded by the coding sequence ATGGGTATAGGATTAGCTTTTATAATTGTTTTAGGTTTAATCCTTTTTGCCTACATAGGTACAGAACTTTTAGGCTTAAAAAGCCTATTCGCTGTTGTTTTCCCTTATGCAGCCCTGATTGTTTTCTTGATAGGCTTTATTCGCAGGATGGTTAAGTGGGGTAAATCTCCAGTTCCATTCAGGATACCAACAACAGCAGGACAGCAGTTTTCACTTCCATGGATTAAGTACAGCAAAATTGACAACCCGGCTACAGGCTGGGGGGCGGCTTTAAGAATGTTTTTTGAAATTGCCTTTTTCAGATCTCTTTTTAGAAACACTAAAGCTGAGATAATGAATGGAAAACTCTATGTTGGTTCAAACAAATGGCTATGGATTGGAGCTTTAGCCTTTCACTATTCATTTCTTATTATACTTGTCAGACACCTGAGATTTTTCATGGCGCAGACTCCATGGTGCATATCTGTTGTTGACTCTGTAGATTCCTTCTGGCAGATAGGTCTTCCAATGGTCTATATGACTGATATAATTATCGGTGCGGCTCTTCTATATCTTCTTGGAAGAAGAATTTTCAATCCTCAAGTTAAATACATTTCTCTTCCATCAGATTATTTCCCTTTATTCCTAATTATTGGCATAATAGCCACAGGTGTAATGATGAGATATTTTGCAAGAGTTGATATTACAGCAATAAAAGAACTCACCTTAGGACTTGCATATCTCAAACCATCAGTTCCTGAAGGAATAGGAAGCCTCTTTTACATTCATCTTTTCCTTGTAAGCGTCCTTTTTGCATATTTCCCATTTAGTAAACTTATGCACATGGGTGGAGTGTTCTTAAGTCCGACAAGAAATCTTGCAAATAACAACCGAATGGAAAGACATGTGAATCCATGGGATTATCCGGTTAAACATCGTCATTATGAAGAATATGAAGATGAATTTAGAGAAAAAATGAAAAAAGCTGGAATACCAGTAGAAAAGGAGTGA
- the dsrP gene encoding sulfate reduction electron transfer complex DsrMKJOP subunit DsrP, whose product MLDLALKGKPRYWIWVSFLITMILIGFICWMREHHIGAAFTTGLSRDVTWGFHVGQLTFFVGVAASAVLVVLPYYFHNYKTFGRLAVIGEFLAVGCVLIAMLSVFVIMGQPSRVWNVLLHATPHSIIFWDMVVLITYLSLNLLCGWTVLHAEKKSAPPPKWIKPFIYWAILWAPSIHTVTAFLYAGLPGRPHWMTALQAAHFLATAFAAGPSLLIILSMIIRKVSKFDPGQQAINKLAEIATYALIIHLFFIGLEFFTAFYSQIPDHMKSLIYLYYGLEGHEKLVPWMAISTLLAFVGLIIFIFPPLRKWNVTKLIAAVCIFFSIWMDKGFAFVVSGFIPNPFDRVTEAWIALNEFLVAAGVWSVGALVITVLYKIAITVKEKSVFDKYGQKQIVD is encoded by the coding sequence ATGCTTGATTTAGCGTTAAAAGGCAAACCAAGATACTGGATTTGGGTATCCTTTTTAATAACAATGATACTTATTGGATTTATATGCTGGATGAGAGAACATCACATCGGCGCAGCTTTTACAACAGGATTAAGCAGAGATGTAACATGGGGATTTCATGTTGGACAATTAACCTTTTTTGTTGGTGTTGCTGCTTCTGCTGTACTTGTTGTTCTCCCATACTATTTTCATAACTATAAAACCTTCGGAAGACTGGCTGTAATTGGCGAGTTTCTTGCTGTTGGATGTGTTTTGATAGCCATGCTATCTGTTTTTGTTATCATGGGACAGCCTTCTCGTGTATGGAATGTCTTACTTCATGCTACACCTCATTCAATTATCTTCTGGGATATGGTGGTTCTTATAACTTATTTATCTTTAAATTTACTCTGTGGATGGACAGTTCTTCATGCTGAGAAAAAAAGCGCTCCACCGCCAAAATGGATCAAACCATTTATATATTGGGCAATTCTGTGGGCGCCCTCAATCCATACAGTAACAGCCTTTCTATATGCCGGTTTACCTGGAAGACCTCACTGGATGACAGCCCTTCAGGCAGCTCACTTTCTTGCCACCGCCTTTGCAGCAGGACCTTCATTGCTCATAATTCTTAGCATGATAATAAGAAAAGTCTCCAAGTTTGACCCAGGGCAGCAGGCAATCAACAAGCTTGCAGAGATAGCAACCTATGCATTAATAATTCATCTGTTCTTCATCGGGCTTGAATTCTTTACAGCATTCTACAGTCAGATACCTGATCACATGAAATCATTGATATATCTATATTACGGACTTGAAGGACACGAAAAACTTGTTCCATGGATGGCTATATCAACACTACTTGCATTTGTTGGATTGATTATTTTCATATTTCCGCCTCTTAGAAAATGGAATGTAACCAAATTGATTGCTGCTGTTTGCATATTTTTCTCAATATGGATGGATAAGGGATTTGCATTTGTAGTAAGCGGTTTTATTCCAAATCCATTTGACAGAGTAACAGAAGCATGGATTGCTTTAAATGAATTTCTTGTTGCTGCTGGCGTATGGTCAGTAGGTGCACTTGTCATAACTGTTCTTTACAAAATTGCTATTACAGTAAAAGAAAAGTCAGTTTTTGACAAATACGGGCAGAAACAGATTGTTGATTAA
- the dsrO gene encoding sulfate reduction electron transfer complex DsrMKJOP subunit DsrO, producing MISRRDFLKITAFTSLLGLGGAFTINALEKESGQKVLQDIKAMKGKRWAMVIDTRKFKTEQDFEKVIKACHKAHNVPEIINPLHEVKWIWTDDYEHSFAGTAEEYISEEIKHRKFLLLCNHCDNAPCVRVCPVKATFKRADGITMQDMHRCIGCKFCMAGCPYGARNYNFLPPRDYIKELNPEYPTRTIGVVEKCTFCNERIDKGLLPYCVEASEGKIVFGDLFDTKSEIRKVLSENIVIRRKVELGTQPMVFYII from the coding sequence ATGATAAGTAGAAGAGATTTTCTAAAGATAACAGCCTTCACTTCTTTGCTCGGCTTGGGTGGTGCATTTACTATTAATGCATTAGAAAAAGAGTCAGGGCAGAAAGTATTACAAGATATTAAAGCAATGAAGGGTAAGAGATGGGCAATGGTGATTGATACAAGGAAATTTAAAACTGAACAAGACTTTGAAAAAGTCATCAAAGCCTGTCATAAAGCTCACAATGTTCCTGAAATTATCAATCCTCTTCACGAAGTAAAATGGATATGGACTGATGATTATGAGCATTCCTTTGCTGGGACAGCAGAAGAATATATATCAGAAGAGATCAAACATAGAAAATTTCTACTTCTTTGCAATCATTGTGATAACGCACCCTGCGTAAGAGTTTGCCCTGTTAAGGCAACATTCAAAAGAGCTGATGGTATTACAATGCAAGATATGCATCGTTGCATAGGTTGTAAATTTTGCATGGCTGGATGTCCTTATGGTGCAAGAAACTATAACTTTCTGCCACCAAGAGACTATATCAAAGAATTAAATCCTGAATATCCAACAAGAACAATCGGCGTTGTTGAAAAATGCACATTCTGTAATGAAAGAATAGATAAAGGTCTTCTTCCATATTGCGTAGAGGCTTCAGAGGGGAAAATAGTATTCGGGGATTTATTTGACACTAAATCTGAAATCAGAAAAGTTCTTTCTGAAAATATAGTTATTCGCAGAAAAGTTGAACTTGGCACACAACCAATGGTTTTCTACATAATTTAA